In the genome of Lactuca sativa cultivar Salinas chromosome 3, Lsat_Salinas_v11, whole genome shotgun sequence, the window TCAATTCCTACGAAGTGTtgattatgataaaataatagATGTTTTTGCTTCAAAAAATACAAGGAGGCATCGTTTTAGATGAATTTTATGTATACTTTTGTTTGTATAACCTTGTTTTGGTTTGAttgtaaaatttattttatttttactattttttaaataaataaaggcATTAGTTTAGAATCTCGCCCCGGGCATTAAAAATTAATGGACCGGCCCTGGCTGCGAGAGAAAAAATTTGTCAAGAAGCCGTGATTGGGGGTTGCGTCTCGTCCTTGACACCACGATCCATCACGGAAACGACGAACCACGACCGACCAGGGTGGTGTGCATGGCCGTTGTCCGTGGCCATGTAGACCACGACCGGGTTTGTGGTCTGTATACATACCGAACGgcctaataataaataaataaataaaacaaagtaataataataataataatataaaaaggcAACAGACAAAAATAGAGGATGCAACTAACAAAAGTTAACATAAAACCAAGTGTGCATGTAGAATCACCTTTGAATAAACATATCATCAAACTTGAAGGCTGAAGCCTATTGTGTGGTGAAACGACTACAGTGAATTTACTACAATATGTGGACACAAAACAGACACCACTCGATACTCATATCTTCCCAAATTTCTCATTTAGAATGATCCTACCTTCTCCACCATACTTTTATTCAAATCCCTTCTTCATTCATCCACAATAATCTCCACTTCTTCGACTTCTCTCAATCTTTGCTTCTTTCTACAACAACCCTTCATTTTCAATCAACAAAACTACTTCAGATTCTAAGTAAAGTCAGCAGCTTTCTGGTTAATTCATTATCTTTCCACATGAATGTGAAGTGCGTATTCATTTAAAATCCCAGAAAACGTGTTTTTCAGTGTTCGATTGAACATACACGATTCTTTTTTCTTCCATTTTCACATATCATGTCTGCTGCCATGATAGGAGTGATTTCCCCTAATTCCGAGGTGTGTAGTGGATTGGGTTTCTTGGAAACAACAAGGGTAGTAGATCCATTAAGATTTTTAACGAAAGAAAAGGGGTTTTTTAGGGGTGAAAGAATCAAGAATGCTAGTaggaagcataagtgttattctTACTTTGGTGAATTGGGTTTTTTGGGTTCCAGAAAATTCGATATGGTTTCAAGGGTGGTGGCTAACGCTTCTGGGGATTTGGCGATTTCATCGGAACAATTGGTTTACGATGTCGTTTTGAAGCAAGCAGCTTTGGTTAAAGAACAAATGAGATCCAGAGAAGATATGGAGGTGAAACCAGATATTGTTCTTCCTGGAACACTTGGAGTATTGAATGAAGCTTATGATCGATGTGGTGAAGTTTGCGCTGAGTATGCCAAGACTTTTTATTTAGGTTTGTCATCTTTTTGTTATTGATTTTCTTTAAAAAAGTAAACTTTTTCCATATTTTAATCAAAGAATGTTCTTGGATTATGTTTATAATTGAATATTAATCTTTTGATCATGTggtcaagttaaaaaaaaaacaaaaaaaaacccatCTTTCTTTTGGTATTAGAtcgtttatattttgttttgttattgataggAACATTGTTGATGACACCCGAGAGGCGAAAAGCTATATGGGCGATTTATGGTGAGCTTTTCACCCATTTTACTTTATAAATTCCGAGATTTCTCACATAAAACATgttctaattaattatttatttatttcaaattgttGAAACTTGATTGCTAAATACTGTTTTAGCAAGATTCATGTGGGAGAGTTGTTTTCATGATATTTCCCACTTGCTATTAAATCATTATGCAAATCGCAACACAAGAAATAACAATTTAATTTACTTttatcgttttctttctttcaatTCCAACATTGTAACCCTATATTTCATTTAGTATTTGGAGACTTATCCTCGATAGTTCAAcgtgttcttcatattttctAGCAATTCTAAAACAATCTTGAACGAAATTTCAACATAAAGAAATGGGATTTTGAGTTTTGACTATAATTAGGAAATGGTCAAACacattcaattttgacttttttgtGATGTGGTCAATCAAATAGTATGGTGTAGAAGAACCGATGAACTCGTCGATGGGCCTAACGCATCACACATAACTCCAAAAGCATTAGATCGATGGGAATCAAGATTAGATGATCTTTTCAATGGACGCCCTTTTGATATGCTTGACGCTGCTTTATCAGACACCGTTTCAAGGTTTCCTGTCGACATTCAGGTTGACTTTTCAAAATCTTTTCGAACACCCATAACGATTAAAGCCAcgatcattaataaaaccattctaATTGCATAACGCGTTGTTGAATTTGTCGAATTCTTGACAGTTTTTCATAATGTTGCCAGCCTTTTAAGGATATGATAGATGGAATGAGGATGGATCTGAAGAAATCAAGATACGAGAATTTTGATGAGCTttatttgtattgttattatgtGGCTGGAACTGTTGGATTGATGAGTGTTCCAATAATGGGAATCGATCCTGAATCTTTCGCATCAACTGAGAGTGTTTATAACGCTGCTTTGGCTTTAGGGATTGCTAATCAACTCACTAACATTCTTAGAGATGTTGGAGAAGAGTAAGACATTGTTTGTTTCTTACTTTcttttttgagtaaattaatgaaatcgtccctatggtttggtcaaaattgcacgtttagtccataattttttttttgcattcgggtcgtccctgtggtttgattttgttgtccCTATGATTTGCtcaaaattacacgtttggtccctaactttatgaaTGTAAGGGATGAAAAACGCaataaaatcaaaccacaggtacgatccgagtgcaaaaaaatgttagggaccaaacgtgtaattttgaccaaaccatagagacgatttcagtaatttactcttcttTTTTTTACTAAATGGAAAAAcgagggcaaatttgtaaaatgttatgatgtttgaattttagtgcaagaagaggaagagtGTATCTACCACAAGATGAACTAGCAAAAGCAGGATTATCAGATGATGACATATTTGCTATGAAAGTAACCGATAAATGGAGGATTTTCATGAAAAAACAGATTAAAAGGGCAAGAACATTCTTTGATCAGGCGGAAGAAGGTGTTACACAGCTGAGCTCCGCTAGTAGATGGCCTGTAAGCTTTCTTAAACCTTCTTAAAAACTTCGTTATGAAAAATCGTctttttgtatataattttttttatggttaGTTGAAACCATGATCtcatgctataataaacaaaataatgaaaGTATGTTACTAATTCGTAAATTTAACTTTTATATTGTTGTAAGGTTTGGGCATCACTACTATTGTATCGACAAATCCTTGATGAGATTGAAGCGAATGATTATAATAACTTCACGAAAAGGGCGTATGTAAGCAAACCGAAGAAGATCATTGCTTTGCCTGTTGCTTATGCAAAATCTCTTGTGCCACCGTCGTCAAGAAAGTTGGGTTCAAATTAACATCATGTGATTGGAGGGTaaatttgtaatttactcttaatatATATAGTTGTAGAAAATGAGGATGGTCAACATCTGTAAATCACAAAATCTTTGTTGTAATGCATGACATATTTTAGATCAGATATAGAATAGTAATATTCATTCGGGCAAAATGAATAATTCTTTTGCCTTAAATTCTACTATGATTTTGTATTGTAAGTTTATAAAGGTTGTTACACCATTAGACAAAGTGGTCTACCGGTCTCATGTAGGGCTTGTTATGCCTACATGGCCGCGTTAAGAAAGGACTCCCGAGGTGGTGTTATCCTACTTGGCGTGTTTGTCTGTTACTTTCTTCACAACGCTTAACGAGtgttattttaaaatatatgggtgttggcctttaaagatttttttttcttcgaAAAGCCTTTAAGTCTAACATTCCTAAACTACTTCTTAATCTACTTATGTTATTGAAATGACTTAACCTTTGACCTTAAGGAGGGAGGGTAACATTTTATACTACTAAACTTTATAACATTCATTTCAATTTTATACCACATTTCACTCTAAATTTTATACGCATTCAAAGGTTTTGAGAGATGGATTATTCATATTCATCGGATGATGATATTTTTTTCACGACATTCATTCAAGTTCTAGCAAACATTGTCCACCAACAAGAGAAAAGTGCGGTTCCATGAACAAAATTGGCAACAAAATATAGAATCCGTGAGGCTGTGCATGAACATTGGGTTCACGACTACTATGCCGAAGATTGATTATATGACGCTAAAGACTTCAAATGGAAGTTTCGTTTGAGTAGAAGAGTATTCAAATGGATAGCTAACGACTTGCAatgttagaatgatttttttTCTATTGACCAAACGGAAGGTGTTACTCAACTGTCTTGAACCATCTTAAAAACAACACCATTATGAAAAAactgtcttttttttttgttttgtttttttcttgGGGGGGTGGGGGTGGTTAACCACAAGAAATATCaacatagttccatttttctATGTATTTTAGCATCTTacttcatttatttttattatagtattttatcttttttttttttttactattaagacgttatttttttgaaaaatataactaattatagTATTGAAATttgctttgtatttggatgaTATTGATTTAACTAGGTAGAATTTTTGAAGTATAATATTGTAATAAGAAGACATGAAAATAGAATGTGATGATACAAGAACCATCGAAGATAGTTGCTATATTTTGTATTAGCTATTTTTTCTAGCTACTTGAAACCGAGATCTActtttataataaacaaataaataaaagcacattgctattttttcattttattccTTCTATGGTTTCTTCAGCCATAATCTcatacaataataaataaatcaatgaaAGAACTTTATTATATCTTGCAAGTAACTTTTGTGGTTACTTGAAAGTTGAAACCATGATCTCgtgttataataaacaaattaatgaagtacattgctattttttgtGCTTTCTTGAAACCCTGATctttgctataataaacaaaacaATGAGATTTAGTTGCTATTTGTTAAATTTGTCTCTTATAGTTGAAATATATGGACATCACTACGATTATATCAACAAAGACTCGATGAAATTGAAGCAAATGATCATAATAACTTCATGAAAAGGGCACTCCTAAGCAAACCGAAGAAAATCATTGCTTTGTGTGTTGCTTATGAAAAATCTATTGTGCCACCATCATCAATAAAGTTGGGATCAAATTAACATAATCTAATTGGAGGGTAaatatgtaatttactctatatacAATGTTAGAAAATAAGGATGATCAACATCTTTAAATCACAAAATGTTGTTGGATGCATGACATATTATTAGATCAGTTATAAAATAGCAATATTCATTCAGGCAAAAATGAATAAATTCTTTTG includes:
- the LOC111912085 gene encoding phytoene synthase 2, chloroplastic translates to MSAAMIGVISPNSEVCSGLGFLETTRVVDPLRFLTKEKGFFRGERIKNASRKHKCYSYFGELGFLGSRKFDMVSRVVANASGDLAISSEQLVYDVVLKQAALVKEQMRSREDMEVKPDIVLPGTLGVLNEAYDRCGEVCAEYAKTFYLGTLLMTPERRKAIWAIYVWCRRTDELVDGPNASHITPKALDRWESRLDDLFNGRPFDMLDAALSDTVSRFPVDIQPFKDMIDGMRMDLKKSRYENFDELYLYCYYVAGTVGLMSVPIMGIDPESFASTESVYNAALALGIANQLTNILRDVGEDARRGRVYLPQDELAKAGLSDDDIFAMKVTDKWRIFMKKQIKRARTFFDQAEEGVTQLSSASRWPVWASLLLYRQILDEIEANDYNNFTKRAYVSKPKKIIALPVAYAKSLVPPSSRKLGSN